One window from the genome of Paramormyrops kingsleyae isolate MSU_618 chromosome 3, PKINGS_0.4, whole genome shotgun sequence encodes:
- the LOC111839769 gene encoding neuroblast differentiation-associated protein AHNAK-like isoform X1: MSNYTQNNGFTRSRSFSESLVLADAEEGGVIISDIKDPSFADSCGLREGDEIVGATIHFDKLKKDEVAMLLKNIELYDTNMTVLKKQDLKAHLRSPEDLLKDSYDKLFNGKVKKFLKDELPSGTEKISPGEVNAPSLKGKLLDIKTPEQDNTACLSSPDVMCSVPNVDFPSISMKNENPDLTVNSLAPDATVHLTKPRVNGSKVTMPTVGVPEPKLRGLSLDRTNGSPEAIPTFPNLNGKDVNLQLPNRKVDLSGPNIDTKSPNANMNLTASEVDRGGLQYKAPKFKMPQFNLPEIKPKTSDMHIRLPDVKGDMDLSVPDPKANIKTPHMNMKTPDVDIDGLSPKLKIPNLKKSKFGISGPKVQGPETDAELNTPDLNLSAPKIEGKLNTPDIDANLPKATFSGPDIDLNSPDLDIDAPSGKFKMPNFKKPKFGFSGPNVKGPEIDADLNAPDLNLSAPKIEGKLNTPDIDAKLPKAKFSSPDIDLNSPDLDIDAPSGKFKMPNFKKPKFGFSGPKVKGPEIDADLNAPDLNLSAPKVEGKLKTPDIDAKLPKAKLSSPDLDLNSPDLDIDAPSGKFKMPTFKKPKFGFSGPNVKGPKIDADLNTPDLNLSAPKVEGKLKTPNIDMNLPNAELGGPDLDLKSPDIDFDAPSGKLKMPNLKKPKFGFSGPNVKGPEIDADLNTPDLNLSAPKIEGKLNTPDIDAKLPKAKLSGPDLDLNSPDLDIDAPSGKFKMPTFKKPKFGFSGPNVKGPKIDADLNTPDLNLSAPKVEGKLKTPNIDMNLPNAELGGPALDLKSPDIDVDAPSGKLKMPNLKKPKFGFSGPNVKGPEIDANLNTPDLNLSAPKIEGKLNTPDIDANLPKATFSGPDIDLNSPDLDIDAPSGKFKMPNFKKPKFGFSGPNVKGPEIDADLNTPDLNLSAPKIEGKLNTPDIDAKLPKAKFSSPDIDLNSPDLDIDAPSGKFKMPNFKKPKFGFSGPKVKGPEIDADLNAPDLNLSAPKVEGKLKTPDIDAKLPKAKLSGPDLDLKSPDLDIDAPSGKFKMPTFKKPKFGFSGPKVKGPEIDADLNAPDLNLSAPKIEGKLNTPDIDAKLPKAKLSGPDLDLKSPDLDIDAPSGKFKMPTFKKPKFGFSGPNVKGPKIDADLNTPHLNVPAPKIEGKLNTPDIDANLPKAKFSGPDIDLNSPDLDIDAPSGKFKMPNFKKPKFGFSGPKVKGPEIDADLNAPDLNLSAPKIEGKLNTPNIDMNLPNAELSGPDLDLKSPDIGLDAPSGKINLPNFKKPKFGFSGPNVKGPEIDADLSTPDLNLSAPKIEGKLNTPDIDAKLPKAKLSGPDLDLKSPDIDVDAPSGKFKMPTFKKPKFGFSGPKVKGPEINADLNTPDLNLSAPKIEGKLNTPNIDMNLPNAELSGPDLDLKSPDIGLDAPSGKINLPNFKKPKFGFSGPNVKGPEIDADLSTPDLNLSAPKIEGKLNTPDIDAKLPKAKLSSPDLDLKSPNLNVDAPSGKIKKPNFKKPTFGFSRPKVKKTELDANLNAPDVSLSTPKIEGKLNTPEIDAKLPKAKFSSPDIDLNSPDLDIDAPSGKFKMPTFKKPKFGISGPKGKGPDIDTELNTPDVNLSAPKIEGKLNTPEIDAKLPKAKFSSPDIDLNSPDLDIDAPSGKFKMPTFKKPKFGISGPKVKGPDIDTELNTPDVNLSAPKIEGKLNTPEIDAKLPKAKFSGPDIDLNSPDLDIDAPSGKFKMPTFKKPKFGISGPKGKGPDIDTELNTPDVNLSAPKIEGKLNTPDIDAKLPKAKLSSPDLDLKSPDLNTDVPSAKINLPNFKKPKFDFSGPKVKGPEIDADLNAPDLNVSAPKIEGKLNTPDIDANLPKAKLSGADLDLKSPDLDVDVPSAKINLPNFKKPKFGFSGPNVKGPEIDTDLNTPHLNLSAPKIEGNLNTPNIDMNLPKADLTGSDLHLTSPYLHIDAPSGQLKSINSPNADIDSPKFSMKDPDIAGELKIPAAKTPTFGISGSKVTDSDLNIKSSLNKPDFTVPTIRGELNPPEIVNLQKSNLKGTELGLHAPKYDTDVPSGIVKVPNLKMPNIGLSGPAVKVQDSDLYRSMETPDFSVSVPRVISKQKSHESNADLTKDYLKSPELGINIDMPTSDISLEHSETEITEALPELEVPVFKFHRFSRNVNAPTGNSEVS; this comes from the exons ATGTCGAACTACACG CAGAACAATGGCTTCACCCGAAGCAGAAGCTTCTCAGAAAGCCTGGTTCTGGCAGATGCAGAGGAAGGTGGAGTAATCATTAGTGACATCAAGGATCCTTCTTTTGCTGACAGCTGTGGACTAAGAGAAG GAGATGAAATTGTTGGTGCTACCATTCACTTTGACAAGCTCAAGAAGGATGAAGTGGCGATGTTACTGAAAAACATAGAGCTTTATGATACTAACATGACTGTTTTGAAGAAACAGGATCTGAAGGCCCATTTGCGATCTCCAGAAGAT TTACTCAAGGACTCCTACGACAAACTTTTCAATGGAAAAGTCAAGAAGTTCTTGAAAGATGAGTTACCATCTGGAACTGAGAAAATATCACCTGGTGAAGTCAATGCCCCAAGCCTAAAGGGAAAACTACTTGACATAAAGACACCAGAACAAGATAACACTGCTTGCCTCAGTTCACCTGATGTAATGTGCTCAGTTCCAAATGTGGATTTTCCAAGCATAAGTATGAAGAATGAAAACCCTGATTTGACTGTAAACTCACTAGCACCTGATGCAACTGTGCATCTCACCAAGCCTAGGGTGAATGGGTCAAAAGTCACAATGCCAACAGTGGGAGTACCTGAACCAAAACTGAGAGGACTAAGTTTGGATAGAACTAATGGATCCCCTGAAGCCATCCCTACATTTCCAAATTTAAATGGAAAGGATGTAAATTTACAATTACCGAATAGAAAAGTAGATTTGTCAGGACCAAATATTGACACCAAAAGTCCAAACGCAAATATGAATTTAACTGCATCTGAAGTGGACAGAGGGGGGTTACAATACAAAGCACCAAAGTTTAAAATGCCACAATTTAATCTACCTGAAATCAAACCTAAAACATCAGATATGCACATCCGACTTCCAGATGTGAAAGGAGACATGGATCTATCAGTTCCTGACCCTAAGGCAAACATTAAGACCCCTCACATGAATATGAAAACTCCTGATGTTGACATCGATGGGCTATCACCCAAACTGAAGATTCCCAATCTAAAGAAATCCAAATTTGGGATCTCTGGACCAAAAGTTCAAGGACCAGAAACTGATGCAGAATTAAATACACCAGATCTGAATCTGTCAGCCCCCAAAATCGAAGGAAAACTAAATACTCCAGATATTGATGCTAACTTACCAAAAGCCACATTTTCTGGCCCTGACATTGATCTGAACTCTCCAGATCTTGACATTGATGCCCCTTCAGGCAAATTCAAGATGCCCAATTTTAAgaaacccaaatttggtttctCTGGACCTAATGTTAAAGGACCAGAAATCGATGCAGATTTAAATGCACCAGATCTGAATCTGTCAGCCCCAAAAATTGAAGGAAAACTGAACACTCCAGATATTGATGCTAAGTTACCAAAAGCCAAATTTTCCAGCCCTGACATTGATCTGAACTCTCCAGATCTTGACATTGATGCCCCTTCAGGCAAATTCAAGATGCCCAATTTTAAgaaacccaaatttggtttttCTGGACCTAAAGTTAAAGGACCAGAAATCGACGCAGATTTAAATGCACCAGATCTGAATCTGTCGGCTCCCAAAGTTGAAGGGAAGCTCAAGACTCCAGACATTGATGCTAAATTACCAAAAGCCAAATTATCCAGCCCTGACCTAGACCTGAACTCTCCAGATCTTGACATTGATGCCCCTTCAGGCAAATTCAAGATGCCCACTTTTAAgaaacccaaatttggtttctCTGGACCTAATGTTAAAGGACCAAAAATCGACGCAGATTTAAACACACCAGATCTGAATCTGTCGGCTCCCAAAGTTGAAGGGAAGCTCAAGACTCCTAACATAGATATGAATTTACCCAATGCTGAACTCGGTGGCCCTGATCTAGACCTGAAATCTCCAGATATTGATTTTGATGCTCCTTCAGGCAAATTGAAGATGCCAAATTTGAAgaaacccaaatttggtttctCTGGACCTAATGTTAAAGGACCAGAAATCGATGCAGATTTAAACACACCGGATCTGAATCTGTCAGCCCCCAAAATTGAAGGAAAATTAAACACTCCAGATATTGATGCTAAATTACCAAAAGCCAAATTATCCGGCCCTGACCTAGACCTGAACTCTCCAGATCTTGACATTGATGCCCCTTCAGGCAAATTCAAGATGCCCACTTTTAAgaaacccaaatttggtttctCTGGACCTAATGTTAAAGGACCAAAAATCGACGCAGATTTAAACACACCAGATCTGAATCTGTCGGCTCCCAAAGTTGAAGGGAAGCTCAAGACTCCTAACATAGATATGAATTTACCCAATGCTGAACTCGGTGGCCCTGCCCTAGACCTGAAATCTCCAGATATTGATGTTGATGCTCCTTCAGGCAAATTGAAGATGCCAAATTTGAAgaaacccaaatttggtttctCTGGACCTAATGTTAAAGGACCAGAAATCGATGCAAATTTAAACACACCGGATCTGAATCTGTCAGCCCCCAAAATTGAAGGAAAATTAAACACTCCAGATATTGATGCTAACTTACCAAAAGCCACATTTTCTGGCCCTGACATTGATCTGAACTCTCCAGATCTTGACATTGATGCCCCTTCAGGCAAATTCAAGATGCCCAATTTTAAgaaacccaaatttggtttctCTGGACCTAATGTTAAAGGACCAGAAATCGATGCAGATTTAAACACACCGGATCTGAATCTGTCAGCCCCAAAAATTGAAGGAAAACTGAACACTCCAGATATTGATGCTAAGTTACCAAAAGCCAAATTTTCCAGCCCTGACATTGATCTGAACTCTCCAGATCTTGACATTGATGCCCCTTCAGGCAAATTCAAGATGCCCAATTTTAAgaaacccaaatttggtttttCTGGACCTAAAGTTAAAGGACCAGAAATCGACGCAGATTTAAATGCACCAGATCTGAATCTGTCGGCTCCCAAAGTTGAAGGGAAGCTCAAGACTCCAGACATTGATGCTAAATTACCAAAAGCCAAATTATCCGGCCCTGACCTAGACCTGAAATCTCCAGATCTTGACATTGATGCCCCTTCAGGCAAATTCAAGATGCCCACTTTTAAgaaacccaaatttggtttctCTGGACCTAAAGTTAAAGGACCAGAAATCGACGCAGATTTAAATGCACCAGATCTGAATCTGTCAGCCCCCAAAATTGAAGGGAAGCTCAACACTCCAGACATTGATGCTAAATTACCAAAAGCCAAATTATCCGGCCCTGACCTAGACCTGAAATCTCCAGATCTTGACATTGATGCTCCTTCAGGCAAATTCAAGATGCCCACTTTTAAgaaacccaaatttggtttctCTGGACCTAATGTTAAAGGACCAAAAATCGATGCAGATTTAAACACACCACATCTAAATGTGCCAGCCCCTAAAATTGAAGGAAAGCTCAACACTCCAGATATTGATGCTAACTTACCAAAAGCCAAATTTTCCGGCCCTGACATTGATCTGAACTCTCCAGATCTTGACATTGATGCCCCTTCAGGCAAATTCAAGATGCCCAATTTTAAgaaacccaaatttggtttctCTGGACCTAAAGTTAAAGGACCAGAAATCGACGCAGATTTAAATGCACCAGATCTGAATCTGTCGGCCCCCAAAATTGAAGGGAAGCTCAACACTCCTAACATAGATATGAATTTACCCAATGCTGAACTCAGTGGCCCTGACCTAGATCTGAAATCTCCAGATATTGGCCTTGATGCTCCTTCAGGCAAAATCAATTTACCTAATTTTAAgaaacccaaatttggtttctCTGGACCTAATGTTAAAGGACCAGAAATCGATGCAGATTTGAGCACACCAGATCTGAATCTGTCAGCCCCCAAAATTGAAGGAAAGCTCAACACTCCAGACATTGATGCTAAATTACCAAAAGCCAAATTATCCGGCCCTGACCTAGACCTGAAATCTCCAGATATTGATGTTGATGCTCCTTCAGGCAAATTCAAGATGCCCACTTTTAAgaaacccaaatttggtttctCTGGACCTAAAGTTAAAGGACCAGAAATCAATGCAGATTTAAATACACCAGATCTGAATCTGTCAGCTCCCAAAATTGAAGGGAAGCTCAACACTCCTAACATAGATATGAATTTACCCAATGCTGAACTCAGTGGCCCTGACCTAGATCTGAAATCTCCAGATATTGGCCTTGATGCTCCTTCAGGCAAAATCAATTTGCCTAATTTTAAgaaacccaaatttggtttctCTGGACCTAATGTTAAAGGTCCAGAAATCGATGCAGATTTGAGCACACCAGATCTGAATCTGTCAGCCCCCAAAATTGAAGGAAAACTAAACACTCCAGACATTGATGCTAAGTTACCAAAAGCCAAATTATCTAGCCCTGACCTAGACCTGAAATCTCCAAATCTTAACGTTGATGCTCCTtcaggcaaaatcaaaaagcCTAATTTTAAGAAGCCAACATTTGGTTTCTCTAGGCCAAAagtgaaaaaaacagaattagATGCAAACCTAAATGCTCCAGATGTGTCTCTCTCAACCCCCAAAATTGAAGGAAAACTAAACACTCCAGAAATTGATGCTAAATTACCAAAAGCCAAATTTTCCAGCCCTGACATTGATCTGAACTCTCCAGATCTTGACATTGATGCTCCTTCAGGCAAATTCAAGATGCCCACTTTTAAGAAACCCAAATTTGGGATCTCTGGACCAAAAGGTAAAGGACCAGATATTGACACAGAATTAAATACACCAGATGTGAATCTGTCAGCCCCTAAAATTGAAGGAAAACTAAACACTCCAGAAATTGATGCTAAATTACCAAAAGCCAAATTTTCCAGCCCTGACATTGATCTGAACTCTCCAGATCTTGACATTGATGCTCCTTCAGGCAAATTCAAGATGCCCACTTTTAAGAAACCCAAATTTGGGATCTCTGGACCAAAGGTTAAAGGACCAGATATTGACACAGAATTAAATACACCAGATGTGAATCTGTCAGCCCCTAAAATTGAAGGAAAACTAAACACTCCAGAAATTGATGCTAAATTACCAAAAGCCAAATTTTCCGGCCCTGACATTGATCTGAACTCTCCAGATCTTGACATTGATGCTCCTTCAGGCAAATTCAAGATGCCCACTTTTAAGAAACCCAAATTTGGGATCTCTGGACCAAAAGGTAAAGGACCAGATATTGACACAGAATTAAATACACCAGATGTGAATCTGTCAGCCCCTAAAATTGAAGGAAAACTAAACACTCCAGACATTGATGCTAAATTACCAAAAGCCAAATTATCTAGCCCTGACCTAGACCTGAAATCTCCAGATCTTAACACTGATGTTCCTTCAGCCAAAATCAATTTGCCTAATTTTAAGAAACCCAAATTTGATTTCTCTGGACCTAAAGTTAAAGGACCAGAAATTGACGCAGATTTAAATGCACCAGATCTGAATGTGTCAGCCCCCAAAATTGAAGGAAAACTAAATACTCCAGATATTGATGCTAATTTACCCAAAGCCAAATTATCTGGCGCTGACTTAGATCTGAAATCTCCAGATCTTGACGTTGATGTTCCTTCAGCCAAAATCAATTTGCCTAATTTTAAgaaacccaaatttggtttctCTGGACCTAATGTTAAAGGACCAGAAATCGACACAGATTTAAATACACCACATCTGAATCTGTCGGCCCCCAAAATTGAAGGAAACCTCAACACTCCTAACATAGATATGAATTTACCCAAAGCTGACCTAACTGGCTCGGACCTACATCTAACATCTCCTTATCTTCACATTGATGCTCCTTCAGGACAACTTAAAAGTATAAATTCACCAAATGCAGACATTGACAGTCCCAAATTCAGCATGAAAGACCCCGATATTGCCGGAGAGCTCAAAATTCCAGCTGCTAAAACACCAACATTTGGAATTTCAGGGTCAAAAGTGACAGACTCAGATCTCAACATAAAGTCCAGTTTAAATAAACCTGATTTTACAGTGCCCACAATTAGAGGGGAATTGAATCCCCCTGAAATTGTTAATTTACAAAAATCTAACCTCAAAGGCACTGAATTGGGTCTTCATGCTCCAAAATATGACACTGATGTTCCTTCAGGAATAGTTAAAGTGCCAAATTTAAAAATGCCCAATATTGGGTTATCAGGGCCAGCAGTAAAAGTACAAGATAGTGACCTATATAGGAGTATGGAGACTCCTGATTTCAGTGTGTCTGTCCCCAGAGTTATAAGTAAACAAAAAAGTCATGAAAGTAATGCGGATTTAACAAAAGATTACCTCAAAAGTCCTGAACTAGGCATAAATATTGATATGCCAACATCTGATATTAGCTTGGAACATAGTGAGACAGAGATTACTGAAGCACTGCCTGAATTGGAGGTACCAGTTTTTAAATTTCACAGATTTTCAAGAAACGTTAATGCCCCAACAGGCAACTCTGAGGTCTCATAA